Proteins encoded within one genomic window of Mesobacillus subterraneus:
- a CDS encoding pyridoxamine 5'-phosphate oxidase family protein — protein sequence MDNQNLKEKITQVLGESKVGTLATVVGNKPHSRYMTFFHEDLTLYTATSKETYKAEEIEKNPYVHILLGYEGEGMGDAYIELQGKASIREDESLKEKFWNEKMEKWIESAHDPNYIILEIKPETIRLMNDNGEPETLNL from the coding sequence GTGGATAATCAAAATTTAAAAGAAAAAATCACCCAGGTCCTTGGTGAATCAAAGGTTGGCACTCTGGCAACCGTAGTCGGAAATAAACCTCACTCTCGATACATGACCTTTTTCCACGAGGACTTGACGTTATACACTGCGACAAGTAAAGAAACCTACAAAGCGGAAGAGATTGAAAAGAACCCATATGTTCATATCCTGCTCGGATATGAAGGTGAAGGAATGGGTGATGCTTATATCGAATTACAGGGAAAAGCATCAATCCGTGAAGATGAATCACTCAAGGAAAAATTCTGGAATGAAAAGATGGAAAAATGGATCGAAAGTGCTCATGACCCTAACTACATTATTCTTGAAATAAAACCAGAAACCATTCGATTAATGAACGATAATGGAGAACCAGAAACCTTAAATTTATAA
- a CDS encoding YkvA family protein, protein MLDTKKLEQGYKKFESKAKEYIKKPEKTDVLLKDAGKKAEDHKGSLAEIWDNLQLLFDLVGAWRRGEYRKIPTKSIVTIIATIIYFVSPIDLIPDFLFGLGIFDDAAVIGFTLKQIASDLEEFRIWRESHIAGVAIIEETSFEENTQSLN, encoded by the coding sequence ATGTTAGATACAAAAAAACTCGAACAAGGGTATAAAAAGTTCGAATCCAAGGCGAAAGAGTATATAAAAAAACCTGAGAAAACGGATGTTTTATTGAAGGATGCAGGCAAAAAGGCTGAAGATCATAAAGGCTCTCTTGCTGAAATTTGGGACAACCTGCAGCTGCTGTTTGATTTAGTCGGGGCCTGGCGCCGGGGAGAATACCGAAAAATCCCGACCAAATCAATCGTGACCATCATAGCTACGATTATTTACTTCGTATCCCCGATTGATTTAATTCCGGACTTTCTCTTCGGGCTCGGAATTTTCGATGACGCAGCAGTAATCGGTTTTACCTTAAAACAGATTGCATCTGATCTGGAAGAATTCCGCATTTGGAGGGAAAGCCACATAGCGGGCGTTGCCATTATTGAAGAAACCTCATTCGAAGAAAATACACAGAGCCTGAATTAG
- a CDS encoding YjcZ family sporulation protein, protein MSEGCGYGGGFALLVVLFILLIIIGASWGFGY, encoded by the coding sequence ATGTCTGAAGGATGCGGCTATGGTGGCGGTTTCGCCCTGCTTGTAGTATTGTTCATTCTTTTAATCATAATCGGAGCGTCTTGGGGTTTCGGTTACTAA
- a CDS encoding protein-glutamine gamma-glutamyltransferase, which translates to MIIIRFPDSASGQMLENLSGKQREIYNELDNSLTMFEYDTTFQLIFDIYLREKIIEAALKLKEASVAFTSFKYSRFNPVYWTKGPMGYLLNPNVLPSDAIQDIYENGQQYAFECSTAMVIIFYKAVLDSIRLSDFNYLFRGLLVWNWNYDPDLAIITLEGNEFIPGDVVYFMNPDFEKPIWRGENAVVLGNGLYYGHGIGIGTAEEMINALNTLRKRGSTVSAFMLKQHSRLNFKYLSQFSK; encoded by the coding sequence ATGATAATCATCCGGTTTCCAGATTCGGCAAGCGGCCAGATGCTTGAGAATCTGTCAGGGAAACAGAGAGAAATATACAATGAATTAGATAATAGCCTGACGATGTTTGAATATGACACAACCTTTCAGCTTATTTTCGACATATATCTTAGGGAGAAAATCATTGAAGCGGCATTGAAGCTTAAGGAGGCTTCAGTAGCTTTTACCTCATTCAAATATTCAAGGTTCAATCCAGTTTATTGGACAAAGGGGCCGATGGGTTACTTGTTAAATCCGAATGTCCTGCCTTCTGACGCGATTCAAGATATTTATGAAAATGGTCAGCAATATGCATTCGAGTGCTCCACAGCAATGGTGATCATTTTTTACAAAGCTGTTCTGGATTCGATCAGACTGTCGGATTTCAACTATTTATTCAGAGGGTTGCTCGTTTGGAATTGGAATTATGACCCTGATTTGGCTATCATCACGTTAGAAGGGAATGAGTTTATACCTGGCGATGTGGTCTATTTCATGAATCCGGATTTTGAAAAACCAATTTGGCGAGGAGAAAATGCTGTAGTCCTTGGAAATGGATTATATTATGGTCATGGCATCGGAATTGGTACGGCTGAGGAAATGATCAATGCTCTGAATACACTTAGAAAAAGAGGCTCCACAGTCTCCGCCTTTATGCTCAAACAGCATAGCAGACTGAATTTTAAATACTTATCCCAGTTTTCAAAGTGA
- a CDS encoding metal-sulfur cluster assembly factor, translated as MDKKEIYKMLEEIEEPMLGVDIVNLSLVYEVCVKNEKDVEIVMTTRNEDCMLADYIALSAREHLAGQMGNLEHIDIKMVSAPKWTQDRMSKYAKYLLDL; from the coding sequence ATGGATAAAAAAGAAATTTATAAAATGCTTGAAGAAATAGAGGAACCAATGCTTGGAGTCGATATTGTGAACCTTAGCCTTGTCTATGAAGTCTGTGTCAAGAATGAGAAAGATGTCGAAATTGTTATGACTACAAGGAATGAAGATTGCATGCTTGCTGATTATATTGCCTTATCCGCCCGTGAACATCTGGCTGGGCAGATGGGTAACCTAGAGCATATCGATATCAAAATGGTCTCAGCGCCAAAATGGACACAAGACAGGATGTCCAAGTACGCGAAATATTTACTGGACTTATAA
- a CDS encoding UDP-N-acetylmuramoyl-L-alanyl-D-glutamate--2,6-diaminopimelate ligase, translating to MRLTKVLEGLDSSLKKYRNDADPDLSGIQMDSRKVKPGDLFVAITGFQIDSHKFIDEAIDNGAAAVIGENELDFSVPYIQVFDSRLALGRAASAFYQYPSRKHKVIGITGTNGKTTVSYILKHILEHAGKSCSLLGTVSYIINNEVYKPSNTTPDALQIQELISKSDDEFVVLEVSSHALKQYRIEGLELDYGLFTNLSHDHLDYHPTIEDYFEAKTMMYNYMKKEGSAVVSRLGKWGDRLARILKAKKIPVYSIGYDEIHDLKIDDIRMNEAGRFDVQMGGITYPLTFPSPGLHNVYNAAMAFLTAVEIGIAPDVITEALKSFPGVPGRFEMISHPEGATFIVDYAHTKDAIEYCLQAAQEHEAVRVKHIFGFRGERDKTKREHMVKTSAAMSDEFTLTFDDLNGISEEEMTNELKELNDVFGMNKGSVITDRTLAIKEAWDNAKSGEWILITGKGPEEYQSMYQLPASSDKETLLYLKKLNKQERVIG from the coding sequence ATGAGATTAACCAAGGTACTTGAAGGACTGGACAGCAGTTTGAAAAAATACAGGAATGATGCAGATCCTGATTTGTCTGGAATCCAGATGGATTCACGGAAAGTAAAACCAGGAGATCTGTTTGTTGCGATAACAGGCTTTCAGATCGATAGCCACAAGTTTATTGATGAAGCCATAGACAATGGTGCTGCAGCTGTCATCGGTGAAAATGAGCTTGATTTTTCGGTCCCTTATATACAGGTATTCGACAGCAGGCTAGCATTGGGAAGGGCAGCTAGCGCATTTTATCAATACCCGTCGAGGAAGCATAAGGTGATTGGCATTACAGGTACAAATGGCAAAACGACCGTTTCTTACATTTTAAAACACATCCTTGAGCATGCGGGTAAAAGCTGCTCTCTCCTTGGGACTGTGTCTTATATTATAAATAATGAAGTGTACAAGCCTTCCAACACCACTCCAGATGCGTTACAAATTCAGGAATTGATTTCGAAAAGCGATGATGAGTTTGTTGTTTTGGAGGTGTCATCACATGCCCTGAAGCAATACAGGATTGAAGGGCTTGAGTTGGATTATGGGTTGTTCACGAATTTATCCCATGACCACCTCGATTACCATCCGACAATTGAAGATTACTTTGAGGCAAAAACAATGATGTACAATTATATGAAAAAAGAAGGTTCTGCTGTTGTCAGCAGGTTGGGGAAGTGGGGTGACAGGCTGGCACGTATTTTAAAAGCTAAAAAGATCCCAGTATATTCAATTGGGTATGATGAGATCCATGATTTGAAAATAGACGACATTAGAATGAATGAAGCTGGCAGATTTGACGTTCAAATGGGAGGAATCACATACCCCTTGACCTTCCCATCACCAGGGCTCCACAATGTCTATAATGCTGCAATGGCCTTCTTGACAGCGGTGGAAATCGGGATCGCTCCAGACGTGATTACTGAAGCCTTAAAATCTTTCCCAGGCGTGCCTGGAAGGTTTGAAATGATCTCCCATCCTGAAGGTGCTACTTTCATTGTTGATTATGCGCATACAAAGGATGCGATTGAATACTGCCTTCAAGCTGCACAAGAGCATGAGGCAGTTAGAGTAAAGCATATCTTCGGATTCCGTGGAGAGCGGGACAAGACAAAAAGAGAGCATATGGTTAAAACATCGGCTGCAATGAGTGATGAGTTCACCTTGACCTTCGATGACCTGAACGGAATATCCGAAGAAGAAATGACCAATGAATTAAAAGAATTGAACGATGTATTTGGCATGAACAAAGGAAGTGTCATTACAGACAGGACCTTGGCAATAAAAGAGGCATGGGATAACGCCAAGAGTGGCGAGTGGATCCTCATCACAGGTAAAGGGCCTGAGGAGTACCAGTCAATGTACCAACTTCCTGCATCGTCGGATAAAGAAACACTTTTATATTTAAAAAAATTGAACAAACAGGAAAGGGTAATAGGTTGA
- a CDS encoding YjcZ family sporulation protein: MYGYSGGCGYGGPGVGGAGYGNGFVLIVVLFILLIIVGCACYR; encoded by the coding sequence ATGTACGGATACAGCGGAGGCTGTGGATATGGCGGTCCCGGCGTAGGAGGAGCTGGATACGGCAACGGTTTTGTATTGATCGTTGTGCTGTTCATCCTTTTAATCATTGTCGGCTGCGCATGCTATCGCTAA
- a CDS encoding RNA polymerase sigma factor: MSDHYSIRFQEVYEEYSDKVYGYLLLLTGKKEVAEDLTQETFLRVYKHIHQFNGDSQIFTWIVKIARNVAIDHLRRRRRLRFFSLDKYVIESCQPSPVEIIVKGEKTSLLYKGIKALKLNYQEVLILRKIKEFSIKETAVILGWSESKVKITTSRAMAALKKELKRRGDIIEEII, translated from the coding sequence TTGAGCGATCACTACAGCATTCGTTTTCAGGAAGTATACGAGGAATATAGTGACAAGGTTTACGGCTATCTCCTGTTATTGACCGGGAAGAAGGAAGTCGCAGAGGATTTGACCCAGGAAACTTTTTTAAGGGTGTACAAGCATATTCATCAATTCAACGGTGATTCACAAATTTTCACATGGATCGTAAAAATCGCACGGAATGTTGCAATTGACCACTTAAGAAGAAGAAGGCGGCTGCGATTTTTTTCATTGGACAAGTATGTCATTGAATCCTGTCAGCCATCTCCCGTTGAAATTATCGTAAAGGGAGAGAAGACATCACTCCTTTACAAAGGGATAAAAGCACTTAAGCTCAACTACCAGGAGGTATTGATCTTAAGAAAAATCAAAGAATTTTCAATTAAGGAAACCGCGGTGATTCTTGGTTGGAGCGAAAGTAAAGTGAAAATCACTACTTCGCGGGCTATGGCTGCCTTAAAAAAAGAGTTAAAGAGAAGAGGGGATATCATTGAAGAAATCATTTGA